A window from Bubalus kerabau isolate K-KA32 ecotype Philippines breed swamp buffalo chromosome 5, PCC_UOA_SB_1v2, whole genome shotgun sequence encodes these proteins:
- the LOC129653777 gene encoding olfactory receptor 8B3-like — protein MAPGNDSITTQFILVGLTDQSVLQLPLFFLFLVMYTVTVMGNLSLIILIGLSSHLHTPMYFFLFNLSFIDLCYSTVFTLKMLINIISKKKIISYMGCMTQLYFFTFFGISECYVLTSMAYDRYVAICNPLLYKIAMSPKVCSSFMLGSYLMAFLDAMILIGGMLRLNFCDANTINHYLCDTYPLLQLSCTSTYILELEVIIVSGINIILPSLTIFVSYGLILSNILHISSTEGRSKAFRTCSSHIIAVSLFFGSSAFVYLKPSSMPMNKGKVLSVFYTNVIPMMNPLIYSLRNKDVKLALRKVLRMVKF, from the coding sequence ATGGCTCCAGGGAATGACTCTATCACAACTCAGTTCATTTTAGTGGGATTAACAGaccaatcagttcttcagctcccCCTGTTTTTCCTGTTTCTAGTCATGTATACGGTCACTGTGATGGGAAATTTGAGCTTGATCATCCTAATTGGACTGAGTTCACATCTGCACACCCCTatgtactttttcctctttaatttgtCCTTCATAGatctctgttattctactgttttcACACTTAAAATGCTGATTAACATCATATCAAAGAAGAAGATTATCTCCTACATGGGGTGTATGACTCAGctttacttcttcactttttTTGGTATTTCTGAATGCTATGTGTTGACAtcaatggcctatgaccgctatgtggccatctgtaaccCACTATTGTATAAAATTGCCATGTCCCCTAAAGTGTGTTCCAGCTTTATGCTTGGTTCCTACTTGATGGCATttttggatgccatgatccttatTGGTGGCATGCTGAGACTGAACTTCTGTGATGCAAACACCATCAACCATTATTTGTGTGATACCTACCCTCTGCTCCAGCTCTCCTGCACAAGTACCTACATCCTTGAGCTGGAAGTTATCATTGTGTCAGGCATCAACATCATTCTGCCCAGTctcaccatctttgtctcttatgGCCTCATCCTCTCCAACATCCTTCACATCAGCTCCACAGAGGGCAGGTCTAAAGCCTTCAGGACCTGCAGTTCCCACATCATTGCTGTTTCTCTATTCTTTGGATCAAGTGCATTTGTGTATCTCAAACCATCTTCTATGCCCATGAATAAGGGAAAAGTCTTATCTGTCTTTTACACCAATGTGATTCCCATGATGAATCCCTTAATTTATAGCTTAAGGAACAAAGATGTTAAACTTGCTCTGAGAAAAGTCCTGAGGATGGTGAAGTTTTGA